In a single window of the Dethiosulfovibrio peptidovorans genome:
- the hypC gene encoding HypC/HybG/HupF family hydrogenase formation chaperone, which translates to MCLAIPHIITELTTEKEALAQAGAVVRKIRTDLVDAPFVGDVVLVHAGFAIEKVPPEDSEELNAMWDRIRELAGEGSPDDF; encoded by the coding sequence ATGTGTCTGGCCATACCACACATCATTACCGAGCTCACCACCGAGAAAGAGGCCCTGGCCCAAGCAGGGGCCGTCGTCCGAAAGATTCGTACTGACTTGGTCGATGCCCCCTTCGTAGGGGATGTTGTCCTGGTTCATGCGGGCTTTGCTATCGAGAAGGTGCCCCCAGAGGACTCGGAGGAACTCAACGCTATGTGGGATCGAATCAGGGAACTCGCCGGCGAGGGATCCCCCGATGATTTCTAA
- a CDS encoding sodium-dependent transporter: MSNQVKQQREQWGSRIGFILAAAGSAVGLGNIWKFPYVTGSNGGGAFVLVYVLMVVCIGFTVMLAEFIIGRRAQLNAVGSFARLKGGAWPLVGWLGLSCGFLILSYYGVVGGWTIKYIIGSFTDLMDVAAAGKAGDAFGGFISNSSMVILYQAIFMFSVIWVVYRGVGEGIERYCKILMPALFILLIVLIGRSVTLEGAGKGIDFYLRPDFSKITAGTFMAALGQAFFSLSLGMGCMITYGSYLRKDINLGAAAAQVCFLDTLVAFLAGLVIFPAVFAFGVEPGAGPGLTFITLPGIFAQMAGGMMWSASFFLLLFVAALTSAISLLEVVCSYFIDKGWSRAKAAWTMGTLIFLLGIPSAISLGGGLKVFGKDFLDAAGFMTDQIMMPVGAILISIFVGWVIKDSVKDEVTNGGMIPAFPGYSLWLILVKFVAPLSMLYIFVTGLKW, encoded by the coding sequence ATGAGTAATCAAGTTAAGCAACAACGGGAACAGTGGGGAAGTCGTATTGGTTTTATCTTGGCTGCTGCCGGCTCTGCTGTGGGTTTGGGAAATATCTGGAAATTTCCGTATGTGACCGGGAGCAACGGTGGAGGAGCCTTTGTTCTCGTATACGTGCTTATGGTCGTATGTATCGGCTTTACCGTCATGTTGGCTGAGTTCATCATCGGTCGTCGTGCTCAGCTTAATGCCGTAGGCTCTTTTGCGAGGTTGAAGGGCGGTGCCTGGCCCTTGGTTGGATGGCTCGGTCTCTCCTGTGGATTTCTCATCCTGTCCTACTATGGAGTTGTCGGAGGGTGGACCATAAAATATATCATCGGGTCTTTCACCGATCTCATGGATGTGGCTGCTGCCGGCAAAGCCGGCGACGCCTTTGGAGGGTTTATCTCCAACTCGTCCATGGTCATCCTCTACCAGGCCATCTTCATGTTCTCCGTCATCTGGGTGGTCTATCGAGGCGTTGGGGAAGGAATTGAGCGCTACTGTAAGATCCTTATGCCCGCTCTGTTTATTCTGTTGATCGTCCTGATCGGTCGCTCGGTCACCTTGGAGGGGGCTGGTAAGGGTATCGATTTTTATCTCAGGCCCGACTTTTCCAAGATCACAGCAGGGACCTTCATGGCTGCGTTGGGACAGGCTTTTTTCTCCCTCTCCCTGGGTATGGGATGCATGATCACCTATGGAAGTTACCTCCGGAAAGACATCAACCTGGGGGCAGCTGCAGCCCAGGTTTGTTTCCTGGATACCTTGGTAGCCTTCCTGGCCGGGCTGGTTATCTTTCCTGCGGTTTTTGCCTTCGGTGTCGAGCCCGGTGCCGGGCCGGGGCTCACCTTCATAACCCTTCCGGGAATCTTCGCCCAGATGGCCGGTGGCATGATGTGGTCCGCTTCGTTCTTCCTGCTCCTCTTCGTTGCGGCACTCACGTCGGCTATCTCCCTCTTGGAAGTTGTCTGTTCGTACTTCATTGACAAAGGCTGGAGCCGGGCCAAGGCAGCTTGGACCATGGGGACCCTCATCTTCTTACTGGGTATCCCCTCGGCTATCTCCCTGGGTGGTGGCCTGAAGGTTTTTGGGAAAGATTTTCTGGATGCGGCTGGGTTTATGACCGATCAGATTATGATGCCCGTGGGTGCCATCTTGATCTCGATCTTCGTGGGATGGGTCATCAAGGACTCGGTCAAGGATGAGGTCACTAATGGTGGTATGATCCCTGCTTTTCCGGGGTACAGCCTGTGGTTGATTCTGGTGAAGTTCGTGGCACCGTTGAGTATGCTCTATATTTTCGTCACTGGCCTGAAGTG